A window of the Spirochaetota bacterium genome harbors these coding sequences:
- a CDS encoding glycosyl hydrolase family 18 protein: MPSERLFREYSVIALAGFAIGGDGRLVRIPRQAKAVADYATKTGLRYYPVIALSSVRDGVRLLSSDSARARAVVRIIGCIREYATSGVHLDFEYLPPERAPQLAVFIRELRVAVKSHDRSLSVSMALFPQIEFPSRWAGFHDFALLAPLLDEAVLMCYDFHRKGSAPGPVVDVRWAEKNISQALVFFKPENLWLGVPAYGYAWRGSTVEVVSARAGVRQAERFGAVRHKSGTLYFEHTLNRDVRKAYIADTRTRKELDALALKHGLKGTALWRLGLED; the protein is encoded by the coding sequence ATGCCCTCGGAAAGGCTGTTTAGGGAATACTCGGTAATAGCGCTTGCCGGCTTCGCCATCGGCGGCGATGGAAGGCTGGTCCGTATTCCCAGGCAGGCAAAGGCCGTCGCCGATTACGCCACGAAAACGGGGTTGAGGTATTACCCGGTGATCGCCTTAAGTTCGGTAAGGGACGGTGTGCGCCTGCTCTCCTCGGATTCGGCGCGCGCGAGGGCCGTTGTACGGATCATCGGATGCATACGGGAATACGCCACATCGGGCGTACATCTGGATTTCGAGTACCTTCCCCCGGAACGGGCCCCGCAACTTGCGGTATTTATCCGCGAACTGCGCGTAGCCGTAAAGTCGCACGACCGGTCGCTCTCGGTTTCGATGGCGCTCTTTCCTCAGATCGAGTTTCCGTCGAGGTGGGCCGGGTTCCACGATTTTGCGCTTTTGGCGCCCCTGCTCGACGAGGCTGTACTGATGTGCTACGATTTCCATCGTAAGGGTTCGGCGCCCGGTCCGGTCGTCGATGTTCGCTGGGCGGAGAAAAACATCTCTCAGGCGCTGGTATTTTTTAAACCTGAAAACCTCTGGCTTGGCGTGCCGGCATACGGCTATGCGTGGAGGGGCTCCACGGTGGAGGTTGTCTCGGCGCGTGCCGGGGTCAGGCAGGCAGAGCGTTTCGGCGCGGTTCGTCACAAGTCTGGAACACTGTACTTTGAGCATACGCTTAATCGGGACGTGCGGAAGGCCTACATCGCCGACACCCGTACTCGAAAAGAGCTTGACGCCCTTGCCCTTAAACACGGGCTCAAGGGGACGGCGCTCTGGCGCCTCGGCCTGGAGGATTAA